Proteins from a single region of Streptomyces spectabilis:
- the sbnB gene encoding 2,3-diaminopropionate biosynthesis protein SbnB, translating into MLILGHGAVEGLLAGRERELIDLVADAYTAHDEGRTSLPHSVFLRFPDRPKDRIIGLPAYLGASAAADGEQGGEDVAGMKWIASFPDNVASGLQRASAAILLNSLKNGHPEALIEASMISARRTAASAALGARLLLGDRRPTGVTLVGCGVINREVLRFLAADRPELTDLTLYDSDPERARCFARDNARLLPGVKVRRRDRLDEALADHDLVSFATTAATPHTGLAACPPSAVVLHVSLRDLTVPAILGAHNVVDDVDHVCRERTSVHLAEQETGGRDFIEAGVGALLRGRAVLRPAPGRPLVFSPFGLGVLDLALARFVHDKARRCGIGTVVSDFLPARAL; encoded by the coding sequence ATGCTGATCCTCGGACACGGCGCGGTGGAGGGGCTCCTCGCCGGGCGCGAGCGGGAGCTCATCGACCTGGTCGCCGACGCGTACACCGCGCACGACGAAGGCCGCACCAGCCTTCCGCACTCCGTGTTCCTGCGCTTCCCCGACCGGCCGAAGGACCGCATCATCGGGCTGCCCGCCTACCTCGGCGCGAGCGCGGCGGCGGACGGCGAGCAGGGCGGCGAGGACGTCGCGGGGATGAAGTGGATCGCCTCCTTCCCCGACAACGTCGCCTCCGGCCTCCAGCGGGCCAGCGCCGCGATCCTGCTCAACTCCCTGAAGAACGGCCACCCCGAGGCCCTGATCGAGGCCTCCATGATCTCCGCCCGGCGCACCGCGGCCTCCGCGGCGCTCGGCGCCCGGCTGCTGCTCGGCGACCGCAGGCCCACCGGCGTCACGCTCGTCGGCTGCGGCGTCATCAACCGCGAGGTCCTGCGCTTCCTCGCGGCCGACCGGCCGGAACTGACGGACCTCACCCTGTACGACAGCGACCCCGAGCGGGCCCGGTGCTTCGCCCGGGACAACGCGCGGCTTCTGCCCGGCGTCAAGGTGCGCAGGCGCGACCGGCTCGACGAGGCCCTCGCCGACCACGACCTGGTGTCCTTCGCCACGACCGCGGCGACCCCGCACACCGGACTCGCCGCCTGCCCGCCGTCGGCCGTCGTGCTGCACGTGTCCCTGCGCGACCTGACCGTGCCCGCGATCCTCGGCGCGCACAACGTCGTCGACGACGTCGACCACGTCTGCCGCGAGCGCACCTCCGTCCACCTGGCCGAACAGGAGACCGGCGGGCGGGACTTCATCGAGGCCGGTGTCGGCGCACTCCTTCGCGGGCGGGCCGTGCTGCGCCCCGCCCCGGGCAGGCCGCTGGTGTTCTCGCCGTTCGGCCTCGGCGTCCTGGACCTGGCCCTGGCCCGGTTCGTCCACGACAAGGCGCGCCGCTGCGGCATCGGCACCGTCGTCAGCGACTTCCTGCCGGCGCGGGCCCTCTGA
- the sbnA gene encoding 2,3-diaminopropionate biosynthesis protein SbnA: MSARTPVHDSILDAVGGTPLVELGGLLPSLGSRVFAKLESANPGGSVKDRSALSMLLGKIRAGELLPGRSTVVESSSGNLAIGIAQICRYYGIDFVCVVDPRTTRQNLAILRAYEVTVDLVTEPDPETGAYLPSRLARVRELVATTPGAYWPNQYRNPLNPRAHERTMREIDEALDGRVDYLFCSTGTGGTLRGCAQYIRDRGLATTVVGVDALGSVLFGGPPGPRLLPGHGAAVRPELFDPSAADEVVLVSDLECVVGCRTLTLREAILAGGSSGAVTAALGKLADRVPPGSTCVLVFPDRGDRYLDTIYDDDWVRRHFGDVEHLWKEQGHTMAVAAC; the protein is encoded by the coding sequence GTGAGCGCCCGCACCCCGGTCCACGACAGCATCCTCGACGCCGTCGGCGGCACCCCGCTGGTGGAGCTCGGCGGGCTCCTGCCGAGCCTCGGCTCCCGGGTCTTCGCCAAGCTGGAGTCCGCCAACCCCGGCGGCAGCGTCAAGGACCGCTCGGCGCTCTCCATGCTCCTCGGCAAGATCCGCGCCGGCGAGCTGCTGCCCGGCCGGTCCACCGTCGTGGAGTCCAGCTCCGGCAACCTCGCGATCGGCATCGCGCAGATCTGCCGCTACTACGGCATCGACTTCGTCTGCGTCGTCGACCCGCGCACCACCCGGCAGAACCTGGCGATCCTGCGCGCCTACGAAGTCACCGTCGACCTGGTCACCGAGCCCGACCCGGAGACCGGCGCCTATCTGCCGAGCCGCCTCGCGCGGGTGCGCGAACTGGTGGCGACGACGCCCGGCGCGTACTGGCCCAACCAGTACCGCAACCCGCTCAACCCGCGCGCCCACGAGCGCACCATGCGGGAGATCGACGAGGCGCTCGACGGCAGGGTCGACTACCTCTTCTGCTCCACCGGCACCGGCGGCACCCTGCGCGGCTGCGCCCAGTACATCCGCGACCGCGGGCTCGCCACGACGGTCGTGGGCGTCGACGCGCTCGGCAGCGTGCTGTTCGGCGGGCCGCCCGGGCCGCGCCTGCTGCCGGGGCACGGCGCCGCCGTGCGCCCCGAGCTGTTCGACCCCAGCGCCGCCGACGAGGTGGTCCTCGTCTCGGACCTGGAGTGCGTGGTGGGCTGCCGGACCCTGACGCTGCGCGAGGCGATCCTCGCGGGCGGCTCGTCCGGCGCCGTCACCGCCGCGCTCGGCAAGCTCGCGGACCGCGTTCCCCCGGGCAGCACCTGCGTGCTGGTCTTCCCGGACCGCGGCGACCGCTACCTCGACACGATCTACGACGACGACTGGGTGCGACGCCACTTCGGCGACGTCGAGCACCTGTGGAAGGAACAGGGACACACCATGGCGGTGGCGGCATGCTGA
- a CDS encoding condensation domain-containing protein gives MDRTDPLAGTLPLSVGQEGLWLLHTLHPESTTYNLAGGGRITPAPDLAALDRAWRALLTRHPMLRSRYTEVAGRPRRVVDTPEEAAQIAVVEVPDATEEELRRRVNAEVRRPFRLRDEGAVRATLLLRRTDALLVVVTHHIATDAISQWLLWRDLFAAYEAEVAGREPDWRPIAHDYDEFVGRERTLLDSPRGTGQGEFWRAECEGSTPAELPTDRPRPEASSHTGASLVRRLPDALAHAVSKAAAERHVSPFALMVGAFQAMLHRCTGQSDFLIACPASTRRAAAADIIGYFVNPVLIRARFDRETTLGDAVDAAADRVRQATARVSYPFPLVAQGSSGPLFRISVTMVATDRFGHGMDGLVAGETVTLAGHQLGYVEIPHLEGQCDLALEITRDAHGLTVALRYDTDLFEEATAQRLFDQFQRCVTAAVEAPDTRVARVPLTDDTERNLLLALSGGQA, from the coding sequence ATGGACCGCACCGACCCCTTGGCCGGGACACTGCCCCTGTCGGTGGGGCAGGAGGGGCTGTGGCTGCTGCACACGCTGCACCCCGAGTCCACCACCTACAACCTCGCGGGCGGCGGCCGGATCACGCCCGCGCCCGACCTGGCCGCCCTCGACCGGGCCTGGCGGGCGCTGCTCACCCGGCACCCGATGCTGCGCTCGCGCTACACCGAGGTCGCGGGCCGGCCCCGGCGCGTCGTCGACACCCCCGAGGAAGCCGCGCAGATCGCGGTGGTGGAGGTGCCGGACGCCACCGAGGAGGAGCTGCGCCGGCGCGTCAACGCCGAGGTGCGCAGGCCCTTCAGGCTCCGGGACGAGGGGGCGGTGCGGGCCACGCTCCTGCTGCGCCGCACGGACGCGCTGCTGGTCGTCGTCACGCACCACATCGCGACCGACGCCATCTCGCAGTGGCTGCTGTGGCGCGACCTGTTCGCCGCCTACGAGGCGGAGGTCGCCGGGCGCGAGCCCGACTGGCGGCCCATCGCGCACGACTACGACGAGTTCGTGGGGCGCGAGCGGACCCTGCTCGACTCGCCGCGCGGCACCGGCCAGGGAGAGTTCTGGCGCGCCGAGTGCGAGGGCTCCACACCCGCCGAGCTGCCCACCGACCGGCCGCGCCCCGAGGCGTCCTCGCACACCGGGGCCAGCCTGGTGCGCAGACTGCCCGACGCGCTCGCGCACGCGGTGTCCAAGGCCGCCGCCGAGCGCCACGTGTCACCGTTCGCCCTGATGGTGGGCGCCTTCCAGGCCATGCTGCACCGCTGCACCGGCCAGAGCGACTTCCTCATCGCCTGCCCGGCCTCCACGCGGCGCGCGGCGGCCGCCGACATCATCGGCTACTTCGTCAACCCGGTCCTGATCCGGGCCCGGTTCGACCGCGAGACCACCCTCGGCGACGCCGTGGACGCGGCGGCCGACCGCGTCCGGCAGGCCACCGCACGCGTCTCCTACCCGTTCCCGCTGGTCGCCCAGGGCTCCTCCGGGCCGCTGTTCCGGATCTCCGTCACCATGGTCGCCACCGACCGGTTCGGGCACGGCATGGACGGCCTGGTCGCGGGGGAGACGGTGACCCTCGCCGGACACCAGCTCGGCTATGTCGAGATCCCGCACCTGGAGGGCCAGTGCGATCTGGCCCTGGAGATCACCCGGGACGCGCACGGCCTCACGGTCGCCCTGCGCTACGACACCGACCTGTTCGAAGAGGCCACCGCCCAGCGGCTCTTCGACCAGTTCCAGCGGTGCGTCACGGCCGCCGTCGAGGCGCCGGACACCCGCGTCGCCCGGGTCCCGCTCACCGACGACACCGAGCGGAACCTGCTGCTCGCGCTGAGCGGCGGGCAGGCGTGA
- a CDS encoding acyl carrier protein translates to MARDTLTADVVRLVQDTAFDLDGEVTAESSFEELGMDSLTRVDLLAAVEKTYQLSVPDDTVATLLRVRDVVDFLVEAKAGV, encoded by the coding sequence ATGGCCAGAGACACACTCACCGCCGACGTCGTCCGCCTCGTCCAGGACACCGCCTTCGACCTGGACGGCGAGGTCACCGCCGAGTCCAGCTTCGAAGAGCTCGGCATGGACTCGCTCACCCGCGTCGATCTGCTCGCCGCCGTCGAGAAGACGTACCAGCTCTCGGTGCCCGACGACACGGTGGCGACCCTGCTGCGCGTCCGCGACGTCGTCGACTTCCTCGTCGAGGCCAAGGCGGGAGTCTGA
- a CDS encoding beta-ketoacyl-ACP synthase III translates to MPLADLLQDERTYGSRITGIAAYRPARLLTNEELAPLTTVSPEWIEQRTGIKTRYHAGEEEDLVAMSVAAGEKALVHADVDPAEVDLTIVATATRKRRMPGIAPEVASRIGLPNSGAYDLNAVCAGFTYSLAMASNAVRLGEARTVLVVGAERTSDWIDPQDPDTFVIFGDGAGAAVVSRSAEVGVGPAVWGSDGARHKVLGITEKADGREYVQMNGPLVYKWSTATMPDVAHRACAAAGLTIDDVDWFVPHQANNRIIRTLTHELGLPPERVVNDVVVTGNTSAASVPLALSSLYDSGRSTPGDIVLLLGFGAGLTYAGQIVRMP, encoded by the coding sequence ATGCCCCTGGCAGACCTGTTGCAAGACGAGCGCACCTACGGTTCGCGCATCACGGGCATCGCCGCCTACCGGCCCGCCCGGCTGCTCACCAACGAGGAGCTGGCGCCGCTGACGACGGTGTCCCCCGAGTGGATCGAGCAGCGCACGGGCATCAAGACCCGCTACCACGCGGGCGAGGAGGAGGACCTGGTCGCCATGTCCGTGGCGGCCGGGGAGAAGGCGCTCGTGCACGCGGACGTCGACCCGGCGGAGGTGGACCTCACCATCGTCGCGACCGCGACCCGCAAGCGCCGCATGCCCGGCATCGCCCCGGAGGTGGCGAGCCGCATCGGACTGCCCAACTCCGGCGCGTACGACCTGAACGCGGTCTGCGCGGGCTTCACCTACTCCCTCGCCATGGCCTCCAACGCGGTGCGCCTCGGCGAGGCCCGTACCGTCCTGGTCGTCGGCGCCGAGCGCACCAGCGACTGGATCGACCCCCAGGACCCGGACACCTTCGTCATCTTCGGCGACGGGGCCGGCGCCGCCGTCGTCTCCCGCTCCGCCGAGGTGGGCGTCGGACCCGCCGTGTGGGGCAGCGACGGCGCCCGGCACAAGGTCCTCGGCATCACGGAGAAGGCCGACGGCCGCGAGTACGTCCAGATGAACGGGCCGCTGGTCTACAAGTGGTCGACGGCCACCATGCCCGACGTCGCCCACCGCGCCTGCGCGGCCGCGGGCCTGACCATCGACGACGTCGACTGGTTCGTGCCCCACCAGGCCAACAACCGCATCATCAGGACCCTCACCCACGAACTGGGCCTGCCCCCGGAGCGCGTCGTCAACGACGTCGTCGTCACCGGCAACACCTCGGCCGCGTCCGTGCCGCTCGCCCTCAGCAGCCTCTACGACAGCGGCCGCAGCACACCGGGCGACATCGTGCTGCTGCTCGGCTTCGGCGCCGGGCTCACCTACGCCGGCCAGATCGTGCGCATGCCGTAA
- a CDS encoding TauD/TfdA family dioxygenase yields the protein MSHQVEEVPAGWAGAGTLPGLHRPQDPGTRVQDYIHTHRAALRAQLTERGALLLRGFDVAGVDGFDGAVRAFSGTPPLAYAERSSPRSTIKGQVYTSTDYPQDEEIFLHNENSYQAVWPRTLYFYCVEPPTTQGATPLADTRQVLRSLDPEVREEFERRGWQVVRNFHPGFGVPWQEAFNTTDKAAVTAYCAEHDITAEWRPGGGLRTTAVRRAVHRHPGTGEQVWFNHATFFNLTTLAKDVSAGLRAIFDDPDLPTHTYYGDGGAIPDAVTDQLRAAYRAATVRFDWRRDDVLIVDNMLTAHAREPFTGPRRIAVAMAEPSDT from the coding sequence ATGAGCCACCAGGTCGAAGAGGTGCCCGCGGGCTGGGCGGGCGCCGGTACCCTGCCCGGCCTCCACCGGCCACAGGACCCGGGAACCCGGGTCCAGGACTACATCCACACCCACCGGGCCGCGCTGCGCGCGCAGCTCACCGAGCGCGGCGCGCTGCTCCTGCGCGGCTTCGACGTGGCGGGGGTCGACGGCTTCGACGGGGCGGTCCGCGCCTTCTCGGGCACGCCGCCGCTGGCCTACGCCGAGCGGTCCTCGCCCCGCAGCACCATCAAGGGCCAGGTGTACACCTCGACCGACTACCCGCAGGACGAGGAGATCTTCCTGCACAACGAGAACTCCTACCAGGCGGTGTGGCCGCGCACCCTGTACTTCTACTGCGTCGAGCCGCCCACCACGCAGGGCGCGACCCCGCTGGCCGACACCCGGCAGGTGCTGCGCTCCCTCGACCCGGAGGTCCGCGAGGAGTTCGAGCGGCGCGGCTGGCAGGTCGTGCGCAACTTCCACCCGGGCTTCGGCGTGCCCTGGCAGGAGGCCTTCAACACCACCGACAAGGCGGCCGTCACCGCGTACTGCGCGGAGCACGACATCACCGCCGAGTGGCGCCCCGGCGGCGGCCTGCGCACCACCGCGGTGCGGCGTGCCGTGCACCGCCACCCCGGCACCGGCGAGCAGGTGTGGTTCAACCACGCCACGTTCTTCAACCTCACCACCCTCGCCAAGGACGTGAGCGCGGGCCTGAGGGCCATCTTCGACGACCCGGACCTGCCGACCCACACCTACTACGGCGACGGCGGCGCGATCCCCGACGCCGTCACCGACCAGCTGCGCGCCGCCTACCGGGCCGCGACGGTCCGCTTCGACTGGCGGCGCGACGACGTGCTGATCGTCGACAACATGCTCACCGCGCACGCGCGTGAGCCCTTCACAGGCCCCCGGCGCATCGCCGTCGCCATGGCCGAGCCTTCGGACACCTGA
- a CDS encoding TauD/TfdA family dioxygenase: MTRSQTWAPHEVRAAVGGGADELLTRIDELDGGLDAALVRERALVFRGFEVGTDELDRVLDRLLPHRLAYVHGNSPRTKVGGNVYTSTEYPPEFTISMHNEMSYAHVWPARLAFYCAIRPGGGGATPVLDAARWLAALDPEVREAFSGGVRYIQNLHDGYGLGKSWQDTFETAERGAVEDFLKGSGAEWDWQRDGSLRVESVRPATTRHPVTGAEVWFNQADQWHPAGLGDETAAELAAILPEDQLPQMVTFADGGRIPGEYVTQIRDRGLEAAVDVDWYQGDLLLIDNVLLAHGRRPFTGDRRVLVAMSD; encoded by the coding sequence ATGACGCGATCCCAGACCTGGGCCCCGCACGAGGTACGGGCGGCCGTCGGCGGCGGCGCCGACGAGCTGCTCACCCGCATCGACGAGCTCGACGGCGGCCTCGACGCCGCCCTCGTACGCGAACGGGCGCTGGTGTTCCGGGGGTTCGAGGTCGGCACGGACGAACTCGACCGGGTCCTCGACCGGCTGCTGCCGCACCGCCTCGCCTACGTGCACGGCAACTCGCCGCGCACCAAGGTCGGCGGCAACGTCTACACGTCCACCGAGTACCCGCCCGAGTTCACCATCTCCATGCACAACGAGATGAGCTACGCCCACGTGTGGCCCGCCCGGCTCGCCTTCTACTGCGCGATCCGGCCCGGCGGCGGCGGCGCCACGCCCGTCCTGGACGCCGCCCGGTGGCTGGCGGCCCTCGACCCGGAGGTGCGCGAGGCCTTCTCCGGCGGCGTGCGCTACATCCAGAACCTGCACGACGGCTACGGCCTCGGCAAGAGCTGGCAGGACACCTTCGAGACCGCCGAGCGCGGCGCCGTGGAGGACTTCCTGAAGGGCTCGGGCGCCGAGTGGGACTGGCAGCGCGACGGTTCCCTGCGCGTGGAGTCCGTGCGGCCCGCCACCACCCGGCACCCGGTCACAGGCGCCGAGGTGTGGTTCAACCAGGCCGACCAGTGGCACCCGGCCGGGCTCGGCGACGAGACGGCCGCCGAACTCGCCGCGATCCTGCCCGAGGACCAGCTCCCCCAGATGGTCACCTTCGCCGACGGCGGCCGCATCCCCGGCGAGTACGTCACCCAGATCCGCGACCGCGGCCTCGAAGCCGCCGTCGACGTCGACTGGTACCAGGGCGACCTGCTGCTCATCGACAACGTCCTGCTGGCGCACGGGCGCCGCCCGTTCACCGGCGACCGGCGCGTCCTCGTCGCCATGTCGGACTGA
- a CDS encoding thioesterase II family protein: MTAPDDPGLWFHRAPGRPQPPRLRLVCLPHAGGTARLFDGWRHRLPTTVDVLAVRYPGRQERLDEPCVESMTELADRVTAALAAYDDVPLALFGHSMGATVAYEVARRLEAGAGRAPVHVMVSARAAPGYGGRTTLHRAADDVLLAAVRRLGTLGGVDPFAEPELRELLLPVLRSDYRLIETYAPAADAAPLRAPVTAYLGDRDPGCSGDRVRAWEGFTTGDFALRAFSGDHFYLAPREAELTSDIAERLAPAPVATARGTTAT; encoded by the coding sequence GTGACCGCGCCGGACGATCCGGGGCTCTGGTTCCACCGCGCCCCCGGGCGGCCGCAGCCGCCGCGGCTGCGCCTGGTGTGCCTCCCGCACGCGGGCGGCACCGCGCGGCTCTTCGACGGCTGGCGGCACCGCCTGCCCACCACCGTGGACGTGCTCGCCGTGCGCTACCCCGGGCGGCAGGAGCGGCTCGACGAGCCGTGCGTGGAGTCCATGACCGAGCTGGCCGACCGCGTCACCGCGGCGCTCGCCGCCTACGACGACGTGCCGCTCGCCCTGTTCGGGCACAGCATGGGCGCGACCGTCGCCTACGAGGTCGCGCGGCGCCTCGAGGCGGGGGCGGGCCGTGCCCCCGTGCACGTGATGGTGTCCGCGCGGGCCGCCCCCGGCTACGGCGGGCGCACCACGCTGCACCGCGCGGCCGACGACGTCCTGCTCGCCGCCGTGCGCCGCCTCGGCACGCTCGGCGGCGTCGACCCGTTCGCCGAGCCCGAGCTGAGGGAGCTGCTGCTGCCCGTGCTGCGCAGCGACTACCGGCTCATCGAGACGTACGCGCCCGCCGCCGACGCGGCCCCGCTGCGCGCGCCCGTCACCGCCTACCTGGGGGACCGCGACCCGGGGTGCTCGGGCGACCGGGTCCGCGCCTGGGAGGGGTTCACCACCGGTGACTTCGCGCTGCGGGCGTTTTCAGGAGACCACTTCTACCTCGCCCCCAGGGAGGCGGAGCTGACCTCGGACATCGCCGAGCGGCTCGCGCCCGCCCCGGTGGCAACCGCGAGAGGAACGACAGCGACATGA
- the fabG gene encoding 3-oxoacyl-ACP reductase FabG — protein sequence MESDQGAGRTAGQQGKGQEPRVALVTGGSRGIGRAVAARLARDGFDVALCYRSDEAAADVVAKEVEAAGRRALTRRVDVADGAAVRQFVAEAEGELGPLHAVVASAGITRDRPLGLMTDDEWDGVVRTNLDGTYHLLRSVVRPLMGRRGGSIVTLSSVSGVAGNSGQANYAASKAGIIGLTLSLAKEAGRYGVRANVVAPGFIDTDMVAGLPDKAVQGALTAIPLRRFGQAEEVASLVSYLVSDEASYVTGQVLRIDGGMAL from the coding sequence GTGGAGTCGGACCAGGGGGCCGGGCGTACGGCCGGGCAGCAGGGCAAGGGTCAGGAGCCGCGCGTCGCGCTGGTGACCGGGGGCTCCCGGGGGATCGGCCGCGCGGTGGCGGCCCGGCTCGCGCGGGACGGCTTCGACGTGGCGCTGTGCTACCGCTCGGACGAAGCCGCGGCCGACGTCGTGGCCAAGGAGGTCGAGGCCGCGGGGCGCCGCGCCCTCACCCGCAGGGTCGACGTCGCCGACGGCGCGGCGGTGCGGCAGTTCGTGGCCGAGGCCGAGGGGGAACTGGGGCCGCTGCACGCCGTGGTGGCCTCCGCGGGCATCACCCGGGACCGGCCGCTCGGCCTCATGACCGACGACGAGTGGGACGGCGTCGTCCGCACCAACCTCGACGGCACGTACCACCTGCTGCGGTCCGTGGTGCGGCCCCTGATGGGGCGGCGCGGGGGCTCGATCGTCACCCTCTCGTCGGTGTCGGGCGTCGCGGGCAACTCCGGACAGGCCAACTACGCCGCGTCCAAGGCCGGGATCATCGGCCTGACCCTGTCGCTCGCCAAGGAGGCGGGCCGCTACGGCGTGCGGGCCAATGTGGTCGCGCCCGGCTTCATCGACACCGACATGGTCGCCGGGCTCCCGGACAAGGCGGTGCAGGGCGCCCTCACCGCCATCCCGCTGCGCCGCTTCGGCCAGGCGGAGGAAGTCGCCTCGCTCGTCTCGTACCTGGTGTCCGACGAGGCGTCGTACGTCACCGGGCAGGTGCTTCGCATCGACGGGGGCATGGCCCTGTGA
- a CDS encoding 4'-phosphopantetheinyl transferase family protein, which produces MSTLLAGQPVAVCETREDPADAVLYPEEAVHVAKAVDKRRREFTTARHCARTALARIGVPPGPIPRGEKGEPVWPAGVVGTMTHCAGYRAAVVADAAAVTSLGIDAEPAERLSDPGVLDLVSDEAERAALAALAVERPSVPWDRLLFSAKESVYKTWFPLARRWLGFEDAHLTIRADGTFSAKILIEGPLVAGSELTGLDGVWTMRDGVIATAIVLRAE; this is translated from the coding sequence TTGAGCACGCTCCTGGCCGGGCAGCCCGTCGCCGTCTGCGAGACGCGCGAGGATCCGGCCGACGCGGTTCTGTACCCCGAAGAGGCCGTGCACGTGGCGAAGGCCGTGGACAAGCGGCGGCGGGAGTTCACCACCGCGCGGCACTGCGCCCGCACCGCCCTGGCCCGCATCGGCGTGCCGCCCGGTCCCATTCCGCGCGGCGAGAAGGGCGAGCCGGTGTGGCCGGCCGGCGTGGTCGGCACCATGACGCACTGCGCGGGCTACCGCGCGGCGGTCGTCGCCGACGCCGCCGCCGTGACCTCGCTCGGCATCGACGCGGAGCCCGCCGAGCGGCTCTCGGACCCGGGCGTGCTCGACCTGGTCAGCGACGAGGCGGAGCGCGCCGCGCTCGCCGCGCTCGCCGTCGAGCGGCCGTCCGTGCCCTGGGACCGGCTCCTGTTCAGCGCCAAGGAGTCCGTCTACAAGACGTGGTTCCCGCTGGCGCGGCGCTGGCTCGGCTTCGAGGACGCGCATCTGACCATCCGCGCCGACGGCACCTTCTCCGCCAAGATCCTCATCGAGGGCCCGCTGGTCGCGGGCTCGGAGCTGACCGGGCTCGACGGGGTGTGGACCATGCGGGACGGGGTCATCGCGACGGCCATCGTGCTGCGCGCGGAGTGA
- a CDS encoding transcriptional regulator, whose amino-acid sequence MTRGQGEPSAGRPQFTARDLLARAAAELLPAPGANPFVPLVADGTAGRGAVAVLALEQCRVIPADRRSFLHLAARSATAGLPAAAAFFSTLAEGERLAADRLDALLAGCRVSAEQARAYEPMANCQAYPAYVAWLALNGAPADVVLALTANFAAWGGYCATLAGALRTRYGFPDEACAFFDFFAEPAPGLDREALAALEEGVAGGGVTPRTALRQGRLLQEYEGMFWTGLAGRADAERP is encoded by the coding sequence ATGACCCGAGGCCAGGGGGAGCCGTCCGCCGGGCGGCCGCAGTTCACGGCGCGGGACCTGCTGGCCCGCGCGGCGGCGGAGCTGCTGCCCGCGCCGGGCGCCAATCCGTTCGTGCCGCTCGTCGCCGACGGCACGGCGGGGCGGGGCGCGGTGGCGGTGCTCGCCCTGGAGCAGTGCCGGGTCATCCCGGCCGACCGCCGTTCGTTTCTGCACCTGGCCGCGCGCTCGGCGACGGCGGGCCTGCCCGCGGCCGCCGCGTTCTTCTCCACCCTCGCCGAGGGCGAGAGGCTCGCGGCCGACCGGCTCGACGCGCTGCTCGCCGGCTGCCGGGTGAGCGCGGAGCAGGCGCGCGCGTACGAGCCGATGGCGAACTGCCAGGCCTACCCCGCGTACGTGGCGTGGCTCGCCCTCAACGGCGCACCGGCCGACGTGGTGCTCGCCCTGACCGCCAACTTCGCGGCCTGGGGCGGCTACTGCGCGACGCTCGCGGGCGCCCTGCGCACCCGCTACGGTTTCCCGGACGAGGCCTGCGCGTTCTTCGACTTCTTCGCCGAACCCGCGCCCGGCCTCGACCGCGAGGCCCTGGCCGCCCTTGAGGAAGGGGTGGCCGGGGGCGGGGTCACGCCCCGGACGGCGCTGCGGCAGGGGCGGCTGCTCCAGGAGTACGAGGGGATGTTCTGGACGGGCCTCGCGGGGCGGGCGGACGCCGAACGCCCGTGA
- a CDS encoding tellurite resistance TerB family protein: MALWDRFKESASTMQAQLLAKKNDLKSGSFRDASMAMCALVAAADGTVDQAERQRVAQLIASNDVLQNFPADDLRRRFDEYVNKLTTDFDFGKVSVLQEVAKAKKKPAEARAVVQIGIVIGGADGDFDKDEQAVVREACYALDLPPHEFDL, translated from the coding sequence ATGGCCCTGTGGGACCGCTTCAAGGAATCCGCCTCGACGATGCAGGCCCAGCTGCTCGCGAAGAAGAACGACCTCAAGAGCGGCTCCTTCCGCGACGCGAGCATGGCGATGTGCGCCCTGGTCGCCGCCGCCGACGGCACCGTCGACCAGGCCGAGCGCCAGCGCGTGGCCCAGCTCATCGCGTCGAACGACGTGCTCCAGAACTTCCCGGCGGACGACCTGCGCCGCCGCTTCGACGAGTACGTGAACAAGCTCACGACCGACTTCGACTTCGGCAAGGTCAGCGTGTTGCAGGAGGTCGCCAAGGCCAAGAAGAAGCCCGCCGAGGCCCGCGCCGTGGTCCAGATCGGCATCGTCATCGGCGGCGCCGACGGCGACTTCGACAAGGACGAGCAGGCCGTGGTGCGGGAGGCGTGCTACGCCCTGGACCTGCCGCCGCACGAGTTCGACCTCTGA